In one window of Cynocephalus volans isolate mCynVol1 chromosome 6, mCynVol1.pri, whole genome shotgun sequence DNA:
- the TSPAN13 gene encoding tetraspanin-13: MVCGGFACSKNCLCALNLLYTLVSLLLIGIAAWGIGFGLISSLRVVGVVIAVGIFLFLIALVGLIGAVKHHQVLLFFYMIILLLVFIVQFSVSCACLALNQEQQGQLLEVGWNNTASARNDIQRNLNCCGFRSFNPNDTCQASCVKSGHPCSLCAPIIGKYAGEVLRFVGGIGLFFSFTEILGVWLTYRYRNQKDPRANPSAFL, from the exons TTGGTTAGTCTGTTGCTAATTGGAATTGCTGCGTGGGGCATTGGCTTTGGGCTGATTTCCAGTCTCCGGGTGGTCGGCGTGGTCATTGCGGTGGGCATCTTCTTGTTCCTGATTGCATTAGTGGGGCTGATCGGAGCCGTGAAACACCATCAGGTGTTGCTatttttt TATATGATTATTCTCTTACTTGTATTTATTGTTCAGTTTTCTGTATCTTGTGCTTGTTTAGCCCTGAATCAGGAACAGCAG gGTCAGCTTTTGGAGGTTGGTTGGAACAATACAGCAAGTGCTCGGAATGACATCCAGAGAAATTTAAACTGCTGTGGGTTCCGAAGTTTTAACCCAAATGACACCTGTCAGGCT AGCTGTGTTAAAAGTGGCCACCCGTGCTCATTGTGTGCTCCGATAATAGGAAAATATGCTGGAGAGGTTTTGAGATTTGTTGGTGGCATTGGCCTCTTCTTCAGTTTTACAGAG ATCCTGGGTGTTTGGCTGACCTACAGATACAGGAACCAGAAAGATCCTCGTGCTAATCCCAGTGCATTCCTTtga
- the AGR2 gene encoding anterior gradient protein 2 homolog: MEKISVSTFLLLVALSYTLAKETTVKPGAKKDTKDSLPKLPQTLSRGWGDQLIWTQTYEEALYKSRTSNKPLMIIHHLDECPHSQALKKVFAENRDIQKLAEQFVLLNLVYETTDKHLSPDGQYVPRILFVDPSLTVRADITGRYSNRLYAYEPSDASLLLDNMRKALKLLKTEL, from the exons ATGGAGAAAATTTCAGTATCAACATTCTTGCTCCTTGTAGCCCTCTCCTACACTCTGGCCAAAGAAACCACAGTCAAACCTGGAGCTAAAAAGGACACAAAGGACTCTCTACCCAAACTTCCTCAGACCCTCTCCAGAG GTTGGGGTGATCAGCTCATCTGGACTCAGACATATGAAGAAGCTTTATATAAATCCAGGACAAG CAACAAACCTCTGATGATTATTCATCACTTGGATGAATGCCCACATAGTCAAG CTTTAAAGAAAGTGTTCGCTGAAAATAGAGACATACAGAAATTGGCAGAGCAGTTTGTCCTCCTTAATCTGGTT tATGAAACAACTGACAAACACCTTTCTCCTGATGGCCAGTATGTCCCCAGAATTCTGTTTGTTG ACCCATCCCTGACTGTTAGAGCCGACATCACTGGAAGATACTCAAATCGTCTTTATGCTTATGAACCTTCAGATGCATCTCTAC tGCTTGACAACATGAGGAAAGCTCTCAAGCTGCTGAAGACAGAACtgtag